GATATCAATATCATCTATTTTGTGTAGACACTCACTGTAGCTACTAGCTTCAAAAGAAACTTGCCAATCAGGGTCTTCTTCTTCGATAAGAGCCTTAAAACCTTCTCTTACCATTTGATGATCGTCAATAAGCGCAAACTTCATAACAACTCCATGTATTGATTAATCCCCATTATAACGCGGTAAAAACGCACTCAGGTAAGAAAAATTCTTATAAGCCTAAGAAAAGTGGAAATAATTTTTTTGATGCCCTCCTAGTAAACTAACCCTAAATGATAAGGAAATAGCCATGAATAAATTCGCAGGGGAAACAAGCCACTTTCAAAACATCACCGTATTACTACATTACATAGGTGAGTCAAATTATCGTATTGAGTGGACAAGTAAAATGACAAAAGGGTCTACTAACCTAGTCAAAACAGGTAAAAATAAATACGTAGTAATGCGAAAATGGCCAGAAGCGAAAGCCTTAACGGATGTTGCAGCTAACTTTACTTCACGTAATGCCGCTTTTGTTCATTTCATCAAAAATGTAGACATAATTAAAAGTAACGATGAAACCATCAATAAAGCCAAACAGCGATGTTTAGATTATTTTACTCAGTGCGAGCATATCAAGCCAGTAACCAAAACAGCTTTCCCTAAACCACGCTTGCAAGGGGCTCTAGGCCGTGAAGTGATTGTGAAGCATAAGCGTAATATGTCTGATATTGCTAAAGGGCATTTATTACAACTTATTGGTAATAAAGCTGAAATCCAAGTTACACAACGTTATACTTTGTGCAACCCTAGCGCCAAACAACAGTTTGATACGACGCAAGTTTACATATTATAAAAAGGTTATGCTTACTCATGGATAGAGTCTTCAACAAAAGTTCTTTTGGTACTCTTGCTTCTCACTTTAAAAGCATCAAGCGCACTGAAATTGTAAAGTTTGTACTGTTATCGTGCTTAATCGTTTTAATTGCACCCATTATCGAAAATAGTCTTTATTTATTTTCCTTTAACTATGTTGTGTATGAGGACTTTGTTAGCTGGTACTTTCCGGTTGGCTTTAGAGTAGTTTGTTATCTGTTTTTTCCTTTGCGTTATTGGCCAGCATTAGCAGTCGGTTTTACATTAGGACAAATCAGTTATGTTTGGTATTTTTATGATGTTCCTCTTGATGATGCCCTCTATAGGCTTGTTAGCTTTGCATGCCGAGAGTTTTTGATTCTTACTCCTCTTCTGCTGGCAAAGCTTTTCAAAGTTCGATTAGATATTCAAACTGTTAAAAGTGCTGTTACAGTATTATTTATTGCAATTTCATATCGCTTTATACGATCAATGCTCATTATCTTACCGAGTGATAGCCAAAACAAGTACCGGCTTATTGCTGATGAAGATCGTTTTGAAATGATGTTAGCTCATCAGCTTGGCGGTATCATAACGACACTTATCATGTTGCTTTTCGCGTTTCATGCTAAAACAATTTACCAGCAATTAAATAAACTCATAACTAAAGAGGTTAGTACTCTCTTAGTGCAGCTGTGTTTTTGCCTCACTGTTTTTATTGGGGTTTATTTGTTTGAACCTAAATCACTTTATCTCTTGCGAATGCTCGCTATATTTCCATTGATATGGTTTAGCTATCGATACGGGGCCTTAGGGGCTCTGAGCTATGCAAGTGTAACTGTTATATCCTTACTCATTAACGTCTATGGTGTGAATGAAACCGAGTTACTCCTGACTACGCAACTTTACATAATAAGTTACAGCGTTCTGGCTCTTTTGCTCAGTGCATTTGTTACTGAATTAAATAAGTCTAAATCCGCATTATTAGAGCAAAATAAAGAATTAATTGAACTTAGCACGCTAACTCAAAACTTAGCCTCTAAAGTTGTCAATGTTCAAGAATCTGAGCGAAGCCAGCTTTCACAAGAATTACATGATGATATAGGTCAAAACCTAACAGCTTTAAAAACAAATATTGCAATATTAGAAAAGAAAACAGCCAACCATAACGAGCTAGCATCGACAATTACACGACTCCAAAACGTTTCAAGCCATATGTATGACTCGGTATATAGGTTAATGCACTGGCTGAGACCTCGTCTATTAGACGAATTGGGTTTAGAAGCAGCATTAAAAAGCGAGTTATTCTCTGAGCACCTAAATGAAGCTGGAATAGCTTATCAATGCAAAATAAGTGGACCGATAGATAACTTAAATGATGATTTTAAAATAGCTATATTCCGTATATGCCAAGAGGCATCAACCAATGCTGTTAAGCATTCTCTGGCCACAGAGTTTTCAATCGATATAACTTATCTACAAAATAAGCTTGAAGTAATCATTAATGACAATGGTATTGGCTTATCTGCACAGCCAAATTCTAATTCAAAAGGAGGGTTTGGAGTGTTAGGAATTGTTGAACGTGTTTCAGTTCTTAATGGTAAAACACAGTTTAAAAATGGTGAATTTGGTGGTTTAACAATAATGATAAATTTCACTACTACACATAATGGTTACTCCGCAGTAGCCATAAACTAAACAGTGAAAACTCGTCACACTCTCCCTTTAATACTCTTATTCAAAGCCATTAAACCACTTTTTGTATGAGCGGAGTGGATTTTCTCCACCCTAAAAACAAAAAGCCTCGGTAAATACCGAGGCTCTTGTATAATTTGGTGAGTCAGCCAATAAGCCGGGTTCTGTCGTGGATAATCATTCGTCTAGGCCATAAATTGCTCTATGGCTCAAGCAACCTACCCGGTTCCAACGTGGGCCACGCCATAAGGAACCCTATTTGGTCTTGCTCCGGGTGGAGTTTACCTTGCAACCAACTGTTACCAGTGGCCCGGTGCGCTCTTACCGCACCCTTTCACCCTTACCAACCGAAGTTGGCGGTCTCCTCTCTGCTGCACTTGTCGTAGGCTCGCGCCCCCCAGCCGTTAGCTGGCACCCTGCCCTGTGGAGCCCGGACTTTCCTCCCCCTGCGCATTTTCGTTGCAGGCAGCGATTATCTCGGCTGACTCGGCGCGCAGTATACCTGAGCGCGCACTTCTATGCAGTAAAGAATTAGTCTTTTTCGTCAATAATTGCTTTATAAAGTGCGTTTTTCTTCAAACCAAAATACTCAGCCACCACACCGCAAGCTTTTTTCAGTGGCATTTCAGCTTCAAGCAAACCTAGCATACGACGCGCATCTTCTGGAATATCGTCACTTTGCTTCGCTTTACCCGGTAACATCAGTACGATTTCACCGCGTTGCTTAGTTGGATCATCCGTTAAAAACTGTTTTAACTCGGCAACCGTGCCATTGAAAAAAGTTTCGAAAGTTTTAGTCAGTTCTTTCGCAAACACCACTGGCTGCTCTGCACCGAGAGCTGCTTCTAAATCATCAAGGCTCGCCATTATACGGTGGGTACTTTCATACATGATGCTAGTGATACCTGAGTTTACCGCTTCGATAAAAAAGCTCTGCCTTGCTTTACTCTTTGCAGGTGTAAAACCAATAAACTGAAAACGATCTGTCGGTAAACCAGAACAACACACAGCGGTAATTGCTGCACATGCTCCCGGCACTGGCGTGACATGCGCGCCCTGTTCACGGCATAAATTGACTACCGCATAACCTGGGTCGCTAATCAGTGGCGTGCCGGCGTCAGATACCAGCGCAATGTTCATTCCTTGCTCTAACCAATCAACAATTTGTTGCGCTTTTTGTTTCTCGTTATGGTCATGTAAAGCAAAGGTTTTTGCTTTGATATTAAAATGGCTTAACAACTTTCCTGTGTGACGAGTATCTTCAGCGGCTATTAAGTCAACCTCAGATAGGGTTTGGATGGCACGCTGGCTGATGTCATCAAAGTTACCAATAGGCGTGGCAACAATGTAAAGAGTGCCGATTTTATCTGAATTGTCCTCATTTAACATTGAGGTCTCCTGCGTCAGTCAGTAATATAAGCAAATCGCGTTAACGTATCGGGAAATCATTGTGCGACTTAAACTTGTTAGTCTATTAATTGTATTGTCAGGGTTATCGGCTTGTAGCACAACCGAAAAACCTCGAAATAGTGCAGAAAATCAATCGGGCCAATCGAGTACGGCTCTATCACAGCTAACCGACGCACAATCTATGTACCAAGTGGCACTAAACCGTCAAGGCGCCGATAAAATCCAGCTTTTATACACCGCTCGTGATGCGGCTATCAGCGAAGAACGTTGGTCGCTACTAGAAAAAATCTGTTTCGAACTAGAAGCGACCCCAAGTGTAGACCAAATTCAAAACAAACTTTACATTGCCCTTGCACAAGAGCATCAAGGCAAAAGCGACTTAGCTTTAGCTCAGTTAAAACAGCTCGAGCCACAGCTAAGTCAACCTGAGCATCTGGCATGGCACCAATACTTAACAGGTCGCGTTTATGCATCGCAAGGTATGCCAAAACAAGCGATGACATACTTCTTTAAGGCATCAACACTTAGCAGCGAAAATAACTTTACTGTTGCGAATTTAAACAAAGATTTATGGCAAAGCCTAACCCAGCTTTCTTCGTACGCACTCGAACGCTTTAATCGTGGTTCTGTGGTACAACAAGGTTGGGTTAATCTAGCGCTTTACCACCAAGTGTATTTAGGTGCGCCGGTCGAATTACACCAAGCAATGAATAACTGGTTGCGCCGCTACCCTGGCCACCCGGCAGCTGAAGTGCTTCCAAAAAAAGTGACTGAGCTGGTACAAATTGAGCCTTTAAATGTAAAACGCCTAGCTGTATTACTTCCACAATCAGGTGCCAATGAGCGATTAGGTGATGCTTTAAAAGCGGGTGTTCTCGCGGCCCTCGATGGACAATCATTAGAACAAACATTATTTATTGATGAGTCACTATCTGCGGCAGAAATTGCACTTAAACTCAGCGAGTTTAAAGCCGACTTTGTTATTGGCCCATTATTAAAAAGTAACATTGAAAAGTTGACCAGCGCGCAAACACTTGTTGATTACCCGGTAATGCATTTAAACACCTTTGATGGTGAGCGTATTTCTCAGCAGCATTTTTTCTTTGCATTAAACCCTGAGCATGAAGTTCAACAAGCCTTAGAACGTTTTTTAACTGCAGGCTATCAAAAACCTATGCTTTTGGCACCGAATAACAGTAACGGTCAAC
The nucleotide sequence above comes from Pseudoalteromonas shioyasakiensis. Encoded proteins:
- a CDS encoding MASE1 domain-containing protein — protein: MDRVFNKSSFGTLASHFKSIKRTEIVKFVLLSCLIVLIAPIIENSLYLFSFNYVVYEDFVSWYFPVGFRVVCYLFFPLRYWPALAVGFTLGQISYVWYFYDVPLDDALYRLVSFACREFLILTPLLLAKLFKVRLDIQTVKSAVTVLFIAISYRFIRSMLIILPSDSQNKYRLIADEDRFEMMLAHQLGGIITTLIMLLFAFHAKTIYQQLNKLITKEVSTLLVQLCFCLTVFIGVYLFEPKSLYLLRMLAIFPLIWFSYRYGALGALSYASVTVISLLINVYGVNETELLLTTQLYIISYSVLALLLSAFVTELNKSKSALLEQNKELIELSTLTQNLASKVVNVQESERSQLSQELHDDIGQNLTALKTNIAILEKKTANHNELASTITRLQNVSSHMYDSVYRLMHWLRPRLLDELGLEAALKSELFSEHLNEAGIAYQCKISGPIDNLNDDFKIAIFRICQEASTNAVKHSLATEFSIDITYLQNKLEVIINDNGIGLSAQPNSNSKGGFGVLGIVERVSVLNGKTQFKNGEFGGLTIMINFTTTHNGYSAVAIN
- the rsmI gene encoding 16S rRNA (cytidine(1402)-2'-O)-methyltransferase is translated as MLNEDNSDKIGTLYIVATPIGNFDDISQRAIQTLSEVDLIAAEDTRHTGKLLSHFNIKAKTFALHDHNEKQKAQQIVDWLEQGMNIALVSDAGTPLISDPGYAVVNLCREQGAHVTPVPGACAAITAVCCSGLPTDRFQFIGFTPAKSKARQSFFIEAVNSGITSIMYESTHRIMASLDDLEAALGAEQPVVFAKELTKTFETFFNGTVAELKQFLTDDPTKQRGEIVLMLPGKAKQSDDIPEDARRMLGLLEAEMPLKKACGVVAEYFGLKKNALYKAIIDEKD
- a CDS encoding penicillin-binding protein activator, producing MRLKLVSLLIVLSGLSACSTTEKPRNSAENQSGQSSTALSQLTDAQSMYQVALNRQGADKIQLLYTARDAAISEERWSLLEKICFELEATPSVDQIQNKLYIALAQEHQGKSDLALAQLKQLEPQLSQPEHLAWHQYLTGRVYASQGMPKQAMTYFFKASTLSSENNFTVANLNKDLWQSLTQLSSYALERFNRGSVVQQGWVNLALYHQVYLGAPVELHQAMNNWLRRYPGHPAAEVLPKKVTELVQIEPLNVKRLAVLLPQSGANERLGDALKAGVLAALDGQSLEQTLFIDESLSAAEIALKLSEFKADFVIGPLLKSNIEKLTSAQTLVDYPVMHLNTFDGERISQQHFFFALNPEHEVQQALERFLTAGYQKPMLLAPNNSNGQRLVEYFNTQWQRYSEVKPQIGFYSGKDDMPKTITGLLEVDQSKERIKVVKSLFKQEVESETRSRSDIDVVYILGDATETRLIKPYLDVNVSTFADRIPLYASSKSHSKQIDRTDKGDLDGLYFTELPWMLDGQIAQHNLRQQYDSLWPENADISQRLFAMAFDAASMLGDVKQLSMVQGKRFSGISGQLSIASNGYVTRSLDWAQYKNKKIIAVDLATEQPIPLFMQSAVGINAAK